From Vigna unguiculata cultivar IT97K-499-35 chromosome 5, ASM411807v1, whole genome shotgun sequence, the proteins below share one genomic window:
- the LOC114182927 gene encoding uncharacterized protein LOC114182927, producing the protein MYDTSVEDALIGSYLQNLLDRNDAMIYKLIAKIAKVNRKRRDVSAKLTKVMKELEKNKKIIVEMERKLAKDTVSAKNDGESVVKVDEEMIALTEQNDEDTLTGLDE; encoded by the exons ATGTATGACACGTCTGTGGAGGATGCCTTGATTGGATCGTATCTTCAAAACCTTCTTGATAGAAACGATGCCATGATATATAAACTTATTGCAAAAATCGCAAAAGTGAATAGGAAACGGAGAGATGTTTCTGCGAAACTGACAAAAGTAATGAAGGAATTggaaaagaacaagaaaataatagttgag ATGGAGAGGAAACTCGCGAAGGATACTGTGAGTGCGAAAAACGACGGAGAGTCGGTTGTGAAAGTTGACGAAGAGATGATTGCCCTTACTGAGCAAAATGACGAAGACACCCTCACCGGATTAGATGAGTAG